The genomic DNA CACCCAAGAGAGTAGCCACATCGAGCAGCTCACCTGTCCGGCCGGTTATGAGCTGAACTACGAGGATTGTATACAGCAGCACAACCTAGAGGCTCGTTGTGTGCGAGGAACGCGCCGGGATGACGTGTGTGTGGTGTCCGCCGAGTGCCGCTATCCGTTCGCAATCGATGCGTACGGACGGTGCGTGAAGAACTCCACCGCAGAGGCCAGATGTCCGCCGGGAACTCAGTTGGTGGGTGGCGTGTGTCTCTACAACACACCCGAGTGTCCTCCGGGCTATCAAAAGCAAGCCGGCATATGTGTGCAACGGGAGCAGATACCGATCAGCTGCGAGGCCGGAGGCACCCTCTCCGGGAACTTGTGTGTGGTGGGAAATCCACAATGTCCGCCCGACTACCAAATGTCTGGAGGACAGTGTGTGCTCGAACGCCGTACAGTTCCGCGCTGTCCGCCCGGGTCCAGAGCTCAGGACGACATATGTGTGGTGCAAGAGCTAAGCTGTCCGCCAGGCTTCACCGACcggggtggtggtgtttgtgtgaatcAGGAGCGTAAACCGGCGACCTGCCCGTCCGGAGCACGGCTTGTGGGCAATGTGTGCGAATCCGAGCGCGAGATCTGTCCGCCGGACTACAAGCTCCAGTACATGCAGTGTGTCCGGTACAGTGAACGACCCGCGACCTGTCCCCGCGAGATGCAGCTACTGGGTGGCGAGTGTATCTCATCGTCCGTGAGCTGTGAGCCGGGCTTCACACTGCGCGGTGGTGAGTGTTTCCGGGAACTGGTGGGACGGCGATCCTGTCCAGTGGGCAGTACGCGACGCGAGGAGCAATGCGTCGTAGGCGAACCGAGATGCGAATCTGGCTTCACCCTACGGgacggtgtgtgcgtgcagcaGCTTCGGCAAGAACCGCGATGTGCGGCCGGAGCGCAGTTCCGGCAAGGCAAGTGTGTGCTGCGTGTGGACGATTGCCCACCGGGAGCGGTTCGACGCGATGGACAGTGTGTGCGCGGCGATCAGGTGAGGCCAACATGTGACGCCGGGTTTTCCTACATAAATGGTCGCTGTCTGGCGGAGGCGCAGTGCGAGTACGGCTACACCTACAAAAAGTCGGAGTCGATCTGCCAAAGCACGACGAGGGCGAGCATGACCTGTCCGACCGGCACTCAGCTGGAGGGCGGAGAGTGTGTCACGCGCGAGATGATCTGTATGGAGGGCTACACGCTACAGGCTGGACAGTGTGTGATGCGCATGACTACGGCGCCGGTTTGTCCGCCAGGGTCTACCATGCACCGGGACCGGTGTCAGACGAGTATTGCGGCCCAGTGTCGCGCCGGTAGCGTCCCCATGAACGGTGGCTGTGAGATCCAGGAGACGGCCTATCCGATCTGTCCGGTAGGGTATCGGTTCTATGCCGGACAGTGCCACGGTACTCTGACCACTTCCGTCCCAACTGCCACAGTGCAGGCGCCAAGCCCGTGTCTGTACGGTGCCTGTGCAAATCCTTGCACTACCGGTATCTGCGGCGTACCTTGTGCTACGGGCTGCGCCACACAGGCGGCGCAAACGGTGCAAACGGTCCAATCCGTCCAAACAGTTCAATCGACGCAAGCAGCGACCTGCCAGGCAGGCTTCACCATGCAGAATGGGGTCTGTACACGGCGTATGACCATACAGATGGACTGTCCGTACGGGTACAGCATGGACGGTGGACAGTGTGTCGCGTACCACTCGATGACTTGTACTGCCGGAAGCGTGCTGCAAGGCGATCGGTGCGTTCGTCTGCAGGCCCGTCCGGCCACCTGCCGGGATGGCTATCGACAGGCCGGGGACCGCTGCATCCACCAGCGACCCGTCTGTCCTCCCGGCTATCGGAACATTGGTGGAACGTGTGTGACCGTGAAGGAGCGGGCCGCTACCTGCCCGAATGGAAGCAACAAGAAGAATGGCTACTGTGTCACCACTCCGAACTGTCCGCCCGGGTACTACCTGCATCAGGGTATGTGTCAGCGAGAAGAGCACACGGCCATCAGTTGCCCGAGTGGATTTGTGCTGGCCGATGGCGAGTGTATGGCTCACTCGAGCTGTGCGTCCGGATACCGGCTGGAGGGTAGCGTATGTTTGCGCACGGAACAACGCACGGTAGAGTGTCCACGGCCGGCTCGACTTGTGCGTGGTTGGTGTGTGGTGGGCGTTCCTACATGTGAGCACGGTTACGACTTCATCGGTAGTCGTTGCATCAAGACCGAGTACCGACGACCGGTATGTCCCCCCGACACGCGACTCCGTGACAATGTGTGCGTGCTGTCTCGTCCGCCGCGGTGCGAAGACGGATTCACGTTCTCGGCCAACCAGTGCACCAAGTTGGATCGACGATCGATCGACTGCCCGTACGAGTTCCAAGTCCAGGGCGATAAATGCGTCTCACATCGATTGATCTGTCCTCCAGGCTTTGCGATGCAGGATCGAGAATGCGTGCGCGAAATTCGCCGTACGATAGCCTGTTCCTACGGAAGCACTCTGCGCGATAATCTCTGCATTGGCGAAGGTCCCTCCTGCGAACCGGGCTACAATATGGTGCGTGGAGAATGCATTCGTACTAGCTACAACTCACCAGAGTGTCCGCCCGGCACTGTCCTCACCGATGGGCGCTGTGTGCGCAGCGCGACCTGTGCCCCGGGTTATCAGCTGCGTGGAAGCCTTTGCGTAAAGCAGCGTGTTGTGAAGCTAACGTGCGCCCGTGGAACGTTGCAGGATGGGAAATGTATCGCACCTGGTCCGGACTGTCCCGTGGAGTACGAGATGCGTCGAGAAGGATGCATCCGGCGAGAAACCACGCAACCGAGCTGCAGGGAGGGCAGTCTGCAGAACGATTACTGTGTCATTGGCCGACCGCAGTGTGCTGATGGCTACCGGTACACGTATGGTCGCTGCACGAAGGTGGTAAAGATACGGGCCGAATGTCGGGGCTCTGCCGTACTAAGAGATGGCATGTGCGTGACCAAGACGACCAGCTCCAGCGCTTACTGCTCGTCGGGCTACACTCTCCAGGGTGGAATGTGCACGCGGACGATCTATACTCAGGCCACATGTACGACCACGTCTTCTGCGCCGATAGCtagcagcgtcagcagcagcagcagcagcatattaAGCAGCAGCAATATAATAGCCAGCGCTCCTACCTACATATCGACTGGGTCGATTCAATCCGTGT from Anopheles stephensi strain Indian chromosome 2, UCI_ANSTEP_V1.0, whole genome shotgun sequence includes the following:
- the LOC118502481 gene encoding neurogenic locus notch homolog protein 3-like gives rise to the protein MEPAVRKNILWGVALAWLLHTSFVVSLAKNATIPVSHRNTTARNVTTGNSTRTNRQIGYNTFSPYGLGLSNILPIGGGITNLGSNIICPAGSVLRDGQCVQSMSYCGTGYNLVGNTCVGQATCQQGYNLVNGQCQLQVPCATQTCGMVQQVAAPVVQAVAPVVVQAPVVAAPPPPPPPPPPPPPIVTCTCEAGYTQIGNQCMKQESRATETRTQESSHIEQLTCPAGYELNYEDCIQQHNLEARCVRGTRRDDVCVVSAECRYPFAIDAYGRCVKNSTAEARCPPGTQLVGGVCLYNTPECPPGYQKQAGICVQREQIPISCEAGGTLSGNLCVVGNPQCPPDYQMSGGQCVLERRTVPRCPPGSRAQDDICVVQELSCPPGFTDRGGGVCVNQERKPATCPSGARLVGNVCESEREICPPDYKLQYMQCVRYSERPATCPREMQLLGGECISSSVSCEPGFTLRGGECFRELVGRRSCPVGSTRREEQCVVGEPRCESGFTLRDGVCVQQLRQEPRCAAGAQFRQGKCVLRVDDCPPGAVRRDGQCVRGDQVRPTCDAGFSYINGRCLAEAQCEYGYTYKKSESICQSTTRASMTCPTGTQLEGGECVTREMICMEGYTLQAGQCVMRMTTAPVCPPGSTMHRDRCQTSIAAQCRAGSVPMNGGCEIQETAYPICPVGYRFYAGQCHGTLTTSVPTATVQAPSPCLYGACANPCTTGICGVPCATGCATQAAQTVQTVQSVQTVQSTQAATCQAGFTMQNGVCTRRMTIQMDCPYGYSMDGGQCVAYHSMTCTAGSVLQGDRCVRLQARPATCRDGYRQAGDRCIHQRPVCPPGYRNIGGTCVTVKERAATCPNGSNKKNGYCVTTPNCPPGYYLHQGMCQREEHTAISCPSGFVLADGECMAHSSCASGYRLEGSVCLRTEQRTVECPRPARLVRGWCVVGVPTCEHGYDFIGSRCIKTEYRRPVCPPDTRLRDNVCVLSRPPRCEDGFTFSANQCTKLDRRSIDCPYEFQVQGDKCVSHRLICPPGFAMQDRECVREIRRTIACSYGSTLRDNLCIGEGPSCEPGYNMVRGECIRTSYNSPECPPGTVLTDGRCVRSATCAPGYQLRGSLCVKQRVVKLTCARGTLQDGKCIAPGPDCPVEYEMRREGCIRRETTQPSCREGSLQNDYCVIGRPQCADGYRYTYGRCTKVVKIRAECRGSAVLRDGMCVTKTTSSSAYCSSGYTLQGGMCTRTIYTQATCTTTSSAPIASSVSSSSSSILSSSNIIASAPTYISTGSIQSVSSVPSYVSSSVGTNDIAPSIIIATEERTDFGNKFDDYFTGENEVGGFDDYSTYSDVKVETSYDSEGSYVAGSDLYGTNSATHVSEYDVKVTVSNKTVETPRQDTAITREKRCTVIGPRVCTNFMESGWSCKQTEYRTIASSYCESESTVIRLVVGQHMSYNGTFIVMAPQEQQEDEYSYAEEDTEDEDATMDCSDCADQSYSCTKSCYTYDECNSCSSVELSSFCETTNMTELCEYLSIDT